One part of the Methylobacterium mesophilicum SR1.6/6 genome encodes these proteins:
- a CDS encoding chemotaxis protein CheW — translation MGRMGEQVAVASSGSAYLLLDVAGTPCALPRAAVAEVLPLPVLHNPPAAGGWLKGFLNLGGAPVPVIDLAALLGLRPAAADPGLYAHLVLTHGNALAYLVDRAADLVSVPSSAIRPAEEAGSINGCVAAELVLGDRLVHALAPERLLTAQETARVEALARAAAERLAALPGPV, via the coding sequence ATGGGACGAATGGGGGAGCAGGTGGCGGTGGCCAGCAGCGGTTCGGCCTATCTCCTCCTCGACGTGGCCGGCACGCCCTGCGCCCTGCCGCGCGCCGCCGTCGCCGAAGTGCTGCCGCTGCCCGTCCTGCACAACCCGCCCGCCGCCGGAGGCTGGCTCAAAGGCTTCCTCAATCTCGGCGGCGCGCCTGTTCCGGTGATCGACCTCGCGGCCCTGCTCGGCCTGCGTCCGGCGGCGGCGGATCCCGGCCTCTACGCGCATCTCGTTCTGACCCACGGCAACGCGCTCGCCTATCTCGTCGATCGCGCCGCCGACCTCGTGTCGGTCCCCAGTTCCGCGATCCGGCCGGCGGAGGAGGCCGGATCCATCAACGGCTGCGTCGCAGCCGAACTTGTCCTCGGCGACCGCCTCGTCCACGCGCTGGCGCCGGAACGCCTCCTGACGGCGCAGGAGACGGCGCGGGTCGAGGCGCTGGCGCGGGCCGCCGCCGAGCGGCTCGCCGCGTTGCCCGGACCTGTCTGA
- a CDS encoding DeoR/GlpR family DNA-binding transcription regulator: MSRPLDRRSEDRTEAVGVEGRRSAIVATVRQRGFVTIEALAAQFGVTVQTIRRDLNELSAEGRLERYRGGGGLPSSVENIDYADRRVTLLPEKTRIGRLAASRIPSHCSVFINIGTTPEAVARELARHDDLSIITNNLNVAISLAESTEFRIVVAGGTVRNRDGAVLGQLTCDTLSQFRVDVAVIGISGIDADGALLDYDYEEVRATQTILSHARKTFLVADHTKFTRRPMVQVGRLDQVDTFFTDRMPPEEIVALLERQGVKLAVADPSDEP; this comes from the coding sequence ATGTCGCGACCGCTCGACCGCAGGTCCGAGGACCGGACCGAGGCTGTGGGCGTGGAGGGCCGGCGAAGCGCCATTGTGGCCACGGTGCGCCAGCGCGGCTTCGTGACCATCGAGGCGCTGGCCGCGCAGTTCGGCGTCACTGTCCAGACGATTCGGCGCGACCTCAACGAGCTGAGCGCCGAGGGGCGGCTCGAGCGCTACCGCGGTGGCGGCGGCCTGCCCTCCAGCGTCGAGAACATCGACTATGCGGACCGGCGGGTGACCCTGCTGCCGGAGAAGACCCGGATCGGCCGGTTGGCGGCGAGCCGCATCCCGTCCCACTGCTCGGTCTTCATCAACATCGGCACGACGCCCGAGGCGGTGGCCCGGGAACTCGCCCGGCATGACGATCTGAGCATCATCACCAACAACCTCAACGTCGCGATCTCGCTCGCCGAATCTACGGAGTTCCGCATCGTCGTGGCGGGTGGGACGGTGCGCAACCGCGACGGTGCAGTTCTGGGCCAGCTCACCTGCGACACGCTCAGCCAGTTCCGGGTCGACGTAGCGGTGATCGGCATCAGCGGCATCGACGCCGACGGGGCGCTTCTCGACTACGATTACGAGGAGGTGCGTGCGACGCAGACGATCCTGTCGCATGCCCGGAAGACCTTCCTGGTCGCCGATCACACCAAGTTCACCCGGCGCCCAATGGTTCAGGTCGGACGGCTCGATCAGGTCGACACCTTCTTCACCGACCGGATGCCGCCGGAGGAGATTGTCGCGTTGCTGGAGCGCCAGGGGGTGAAGCTGGCGGTCGCGGACCCCAGCGACGAACCGTAA
- the glpD gene encoding glycerol-3-phosphate dehydrogenase gives MAAATRQREPSDVYDLLVVGGGINGTGIARDAAGRGLSVLLAERGDLAGFTSSSSTKLIHGGLRYLEYYEFRLVREALAERERLLRLAPHVIWPLRFVLPHDEGLRPAWMLRLGLFLYDHLARLRTLPGSHGVDLRSSEYGTPLQKRLTRGFVYSDCWVEDSRLVVLNAMDARERGATVLTRTGVVSARREGNRWVATLRDERGGAERTIHAKAVVNAAGPWVSETLGGTLGINSRAAVRLIKGSHIVVKRLFEGDQAYILQQPDKRIIFAIPYERDFTLIGTTDVPYDGEPGPVSISAEETDYLCGCINRSFDTKITPADVVWSYSGVRPLYDDAAENASAVTRDYVLDVEDQGGTAAVLSVFGGKITTYRRLAEHALEKLKPYFPHLKKAWTGDAVLPGGAMKDSDFDQFLAKLKAEKPFLPDETARRLARAYGTRARDIVGTARSMADLGEAFDGGLTAAEVDYLRTEEWAVTAEDILWRRSKLGLRTSPESAARLAAYLDRRAEAA, from the coding sequence ATGGCGGCAGCAACGCGCCAGCGCGAGCCGTCCGACGTCTACGATCTTCTGGTCGTTGGCGGCGGCATCAACGGCACCGGCATCGCCCGGGACGCGGCCGGCCGCGGCCTGTCGGTCCTGCTGGCCGAGCGCGGGGATCTGGCGGGCTTCACCTCCTCGTCCTCGACGAAGCTGATCCACGGCGGCCTGCGCTACCTCGAATATTACGAGTTCCGCCTCGTCCGCGAGGCACTGGCCGAGCGCGAGCGGCTGCTGCGGCTCGCCCCGCACGTGATCTGGCCGCTGCGCTTCGTGCTGCCCCACGACGAGGGCCTGCGCCCGGCCTGGATGCTGCGGCTCGGCCTGTTCCTCTACGATCACTTGGCGCGGCTGCGGACCCTGCCGGGCTCGCACGGGGTCGACCTGCGCAGCTCCGAGTACGGTACGCCGCTGCAGAAGCGCCTGACGCGCGGCTTCGTCTATTCCGACTGCTGGGTCGAGGACAGCCGCCTCGTGGTGCTCAACGCCATGGACGCCCGCGAGCGCGGCGCCACGGTGCTGACCCGCACCGGCGTGGTCTCAGCCCGGCGAGAAGGAAACAGGTGGGTCGCGACCCTGCGCGACGAGCGCGGCGGCGCCGAGCGGACGATCCACGCGAAGGCCGTCGTCAACGCCGCCGGCCCATGGGTCAGCGAGACGCTCGGCGGCACGCTCGGCATCAACAGCCGCGCGGCGGTGCGGCTGATCAAGGGCAGCCACATCGTGGTCAAGCGGCTGTTCGAAGGCGATCAGGCCTACATCCTGCAGCAGCCCGACAAGCGCATCATCTTCGCGATCCCCTATGAGCGCGACTTCACGCTGATCGGCACCACCGACGTGCCCTACGACGGCGAGCCCGGCCCGGTCTCGATCTCCGCGGAGGAGACCGACTACCTCTGCGGCTGCATCAACCGCTCGTTCGACACCAAGATCACCCCGGCCGACGTGGTCTGGAGCTACTCGGGCGTGCGCCCGCTCTACGACGACGCGGCCGAGAACGCCTCCGCGGTGACCCGCGACTACGTCCTCGACGTCGAGGACCAGGGCGGGACGGCGGCGGTGCTGTCGGTGTTCGGCGGCAAGATCACCACCTACCGGCGACTCGCCGAGCACGCGCTGGAGAAGCTCAAACCCTACTTCCCGCACCTCAAGAAGGCCTGGACCGGGGACGCGGTGCTGCCGGGTGGGGCGATGAAGGATTCGGACTTCGACCAGTTCCTGGCCAAGCTGAAGGCGGAGAAGCCGTTCCTGCCCGACGAGACCGCCCGACGCCTCGCCCGCGCCTACGGAACGCGGGCGCGGGACATCGTCGGGACCGCGCGTTCCATGGCGGATCTCGGCGAAGCCTTCGACGGCGGCCTGACGGCGGCCGAGGTCGATTACCTGCGCACCGAGGAATGGGCGGTGACCGCCGAGGACATCCTGTGGCGGCGCTCGAAGCTCGGCCTGCGTACGAGTCCAGAGAGCGCGGCGCGCCTTGCCGCCTACCTCGACCGCAGGGCCGAGGCGGCCTGA
- the glpK gene encoding glycerol kinase GlpK → MSRYVGAIDQGTTSSRFIVFDREGSVIALAQAEHAQIYPAPGHVEHDAGEIWTKTQGVMREALEKGGLQPSDLAAVGITNQRETTLIWDRTTGKPLHNALVWQDTRNDRLVAEFARDGGRDRFRDLTGLPLASYFSGLKLRWLLDHVEGARAKAEAGDVLFGNIDTWLVWNLTGGTEGGLHVTDVTNASRTQLMSLKTLDWDDGMLTTFGIPRAMLPRIVSSSEVYGETKAPFAGVPIAGILGDQQAALFGQTCFAPGEAKNTYGTGCFALMNTGEEPVPSKAGLVTTLAYRLDGHKPAYALEGSIAITGALVQWLRDNLHMIKDSAEVETLATTVEDNGGVYFVPAFSGLYAPHWNEGARGLIIGLTRYVNRGHIARSVLEATAFQTREVLQAMAKDSGIPVKELRADGGMVANNTLMQFQSDLLDVPVVRPKVAETTALGAAYAAGLAVGYWKGLDDLKRNWGVDQRWTPKMDAGQREKIAAAWSRAVQRSFDWKTDED, encoded by the coding sequence ATGAGCCGTTACGTCGGGGCCATCGACCAGGGCACCACAAGCAGCCGCTTCATCGTGTTCGACCGGGAGGGCAGCGTCATCGCCCTCGCCCAGGCCGAGCACGCGCAGATCTATCCGGCCCCCGGCCATGTCGAGCACGACGCCGGCGAGATCTGGACGAAGACGCAAGGGGTGATGCGCGAGGCGCTGGAGAAGGGCGGGCTCCAGCCCTCCGATCTCGCCGCGGTGGGCATCACCAACCAGCGCGAGACCACGCTGATCTGGGACCGGACGACCGGCAAGCCGCTGCACAACGCGCTCGTCTGGCAGGACACCCGCAACGACCGGTTGGTGGCCGAATTCGCCCGCGACGGCGGCCGCGACCGGTTCCGCGACCTCACCGGCCTGCCGCTGGCGAGCTACTTTTCCGGGTTGAAGCTGCGGTGGCTGCTCGACCATGTCGAAGGCGCCCGCGCGAAGGCCGAGGCCGGCGACGTCCTGTTCGGCAACATCGACACGTGGCTCGTCTGGAACCTCACCGGGGGGACGGAGGGCGGCCTCCACGTCACCGACGTGACCAACGCCAGCCGCACGCAGCTCATGTCGCTCAAGACCCTCGACTGGGACGACGGCATGCTGACGACCTTCGGCATCCCGAGGGCGATGCTGCCGCGGATCGTCTCGTCGAGCGAGGTCTACGGGGAGACCAAGGCGCCGTTCGCCGGCGTGCCGATCGCCGGCATTCTGGGCGACCAGCAGGCGGCCCTGTTCGGCCAGACCTGCTTCGCGCCGGGCGAGGCCAAGAACACCTACGGCACCGGCTGCTTCGCGCTGATGAACACCGGCGAGGAGCCGGTGCCGTCGAAGGCCGGCCTCGTCACGACGCTCGCCTACCGCCTCGACGGCCACAAACCCGCCTACGCGCTGGAGGGCTCGATCGCCATCACGGGCGCCTTGGTGCAGTGGCTGCGCGACAACCTGCACATGATCAAGGATTCGGCCGAGGTCGAGACGCTCGCGACCACGGTCGAGGACAATGGTGGCGTCTACTTCGTGCCGGCCTTCTCGGGGCTCTACGCGCCGCACTGGAACGAGGGCGCCCGCGGCCTGATCATCGGCCTGACCCGCTACGTCAACCGCGGCCACATCGCCCGCTCGGTGCTGGAGGCGACCGCCTTCCAGACCCGCGAGGTGCTGCAGGCGATGGCGAAGGATTCGGGCATTCCCGTCAAGGAACTCCGGGCCGATGGCGGCATGGTCGCCAACAACACGCTGATGCAGTTCCAGTCCGACCTGCTCGACGTGCCGGTGGTGCGCCCGAAGGTGGCCGAGACCACCGCGCTCGGCGCCGCCTACGCGGCGGGTCTGGCGGTCGGCTACTGGAAGGGTCTCGACGATCTCAAGCGCAACTGGGGCGTGGACCAGCGCTGGACCCCGAAGATGGATGCCGGCCAGCGCGAGAAGATCGCCGCCGCCTGGAGCCGGGCGGTGCAGCGCTCCTTCGACTGGAAGACCGACGAGGATTGA
- a CDS encoding MIP/aquaporin family protein, with protein sequence MTSPFLGEFLGTMTLIVLGDGVVAGALLKHSKGENAGWIAITAGWAFAVLAGVFVANATGSADAHINPAVTVAGAVSSGDYSKLATYIPAQMLGAFVGAVIVWLHYLPHWGATQDPGLKLACFCTGPAIRDAKSNWLSEIIATFFLILTISALVTTTLGSAGAIPRAVAPYMVGMLVWGIGLSLGGTTGYAINPARDLGPRVAHAVLPIAGKGSSDWSYALIPVAAPMVGAVLAGLFVRALGI encoded by the coding sequence ATGACATCACCATTCCTGGGCGAATTCCTGGGTACGATGACCTTGATCGTGCTCGGCGACGGCGTGGTGGCCGGCGCCCTGCTCAAGCATTCCAAGGGCGAGAACGCCGGCTGGATCGCCATCACGGCGGGCTGGGCCTTCGCGGTCCTCGCCGGGGTCTTCGTGGCCAACGCCACCGGCAGCGCCGACGCCCACATCAACCCGGCGGTCACCGTGGCAGGTGCGGTCAGTTCCGGCGATTACAGCAAGCTTGCCACATACATCCCGGCCCAGATGCTCGGCGCCTTCGTGGGCGCCGTGATCGTCTGGCTCCATTACCTGCCGCACTGGGGCGCGACCCAGGATCCCGGCCTCAAGCTCGCCTGCTTCTGCACCGGCCCTGCGATCCGGGACGCGAAGTCCAACTGGCTCTCCGAGATCATCGCGACCTTCTTCCTGATCCTGACTATCTCCGCCCTCGTGACCACCACGCTCGGCTCGGCCGGCGCCATCCCGCGGGCCGTCGCGCCCTACATGGTCGGCATGCTGGTCTGGGGCATCGGCCTGTCGCTCGGCGGCACCACCGGCTACGCCATCAACCCAGCCCGCGACCTCGGGCCGCGCGTGGCCCATGCGGTGCTGCCGATCGCCGGCAAAGGCTCGTCCGACTGGAGCTACGCGCTGATCCCCGTGGCGGCCCCGATGGTTGGCGCCGTGCTGGCCGGGCTGTTCGTCCGGGCGCTGGGGATCTGA
- the lipA gene encoding lipoyl synthase has product MAVVLDILKNDPRPDRLRHPEKAHRPDQPVQAKKPDWIRVKAPGSKAWTETQKIVREHGLVTVCEEAGCPNIGECWEKRHATFMIMGDTCTRACAFCNVRTGLPDALDQHEPEKIADSVAKLGLHHVVITSVDRDDLKDGGAEHFARTIAAIRRASPGTTVEILTPDFLRKDGALEVVVAAKPDVFNHNLETVPAKYLTVRPGARYFHSVRLLQRVKELNPAIFTKSGIMVGLGEERNEVLQLMDDLRSADVDFLTIGQYLQPSKKHHEVVRFVPPEEFKAYETTAYAKGFLLVSATPLTRSSHHAGEDFSRLQAARLAKLSPALSA; this is encoded by the coding sequence ATGGCCGTCGTCCTCGACATCCTGAAGAACGATCCGCGGCCGGACCGCCTGCGCCATCCCGAGAAGGCGCACCGGCCCGATCAGCCCGTCCAGGCCAAGAAGCCGGACTGGATCCGCGTGAAGGCGCCGGGCTCCAAGGCCTGGACCGAGACGCAGAAGATCGTGCGCGAGCACGGGCTCGTCACGGTCTGCGAGGAGGCGGGCTGCCCGAATATCGGCGAATGCTGGGAGAAGCGGCACGCCACCTTCATGATCATGGGCGACACCTGCACGCGGGCCTGCGCCTTCTGCAACGTGCGCACCGGCCTGCCCGACGCCCTGGATCAGCATGAACCTGAGAAAATTGCCGATTCGGTCGCCAAGCTCGGCCTGCACCACGTCGTCATCACGTCGGTCGACCGGGACGACCTGAAAGACGGGGGCGCCGAGCACTTCGCCCGCACCATCGCGGCGATCCGGCGGGCGAGCCCCGGCACCACGGTGGAGATCCTGACGCCCGACTTCCTGCGCAAGGACGGCGCGCTCGAGGTCGTGGTCGCCGCCAAGCCCGACGTCTTCAACCACAACCTGGAGACGGTCCCGGCCAAGTACCTCACGGTGCGGCCCGGCGCCCGCTACTTCCACTCCGTGCGCCTGCTCCAGCGGGTGAAGGAGCTCAACCCCGCCATCTTCACCAAGTCCGGCATCATGGTCGGGCTGGGCGAGGAGCGGAACGAGGTGCTCCAGCTCATGGACGACCTGCGCTCGGCCGACGTCGACTTCCTCACCATCGGCCAGTATTTGCAGCCGTCGAAGAAGCACCACGAGGTCGTGCGCTTCGTCCCCCCGGAGGAGTTCAAGGCCTACGAGACCACCGCCTACGCCAAGGGCTTCCTGCTGGTGTCGGCGACGCCCCTGACGCGTTCGTCGCACCATGCGGGCGAGGACTTTTCGCGACTTCAGGCGGCGCGTCTGGCCAAACTGTCGCCCGCGCTCTCGGCCTGA